In Drosophila innubila isolate TH190305 chromosome 2R unlocalized genomic scaffold, UK_Dinn_1.0 1_C_2R, whole genome shotgun sequence, the following are encoded in one genomic region:
- the LOC117783235 gene encoding focal adhesion kinase 1 isoform X1 — MNTPEVNQINQPHKSNESQSEDYVLYVHMPNKSFKAIGFNKNETVYHIIKKTVAEFGKDGQPPPNTQRYACRMLNVITKEVLWLARTTLMDKVLSHILSPGCSNVDCPNNDSTKAELTENRDTHQGRRFISKGVWRVELRVRYVPHKIQDLFDEDKYTCFYYFDQLKEDYIQANLASVDAELAVQLCCLGIRHYFKNITLKAPDKKQHIDYIEKEIGFKYFIPQSVIITTKPKNLKKMIQVGYKKVYNYNDIEYLTKFFDLLKNLSLTDYEQFSVTLSSAWNISGILHVGPQIGISYQTHPQASLRNVAQFKDVVAIKTCALPKEKLSKDKSTEFEQQTMNCNCQKIKTQIKISASNIEEPLIITCNGVNTAESIADLIDGYCRLLTKDMEFTIWERESDAQNTETLTKASSTLKDGPTTSSPTKSKPTLTDDYAEIGMLEGEGDYSTPTVRNYELDRSQIVLSAKIGVGQFGDVYVGSYTFPISSKAKSKSNNSSLSTSDAKYDVVQVAVKTCKANEDPEKTENFLAEAYIMQKFDHPHIIRLIGICSIMPIWIVMELAKLGELRAYLKTNSDRLSQGTLLKYCYQLSTALSYLESKKFVHRDIAARNVLVSSPTCVKLADFGLSRWVSDQSYYHSTPTVALPIKWMSPESINFRRFTTASDVWMFGVCIWEILMLGVKPFQGVKNSDVITKLENGERLPLPPNCPPRLYSLMSQCWAYEPLKRPNFKRIKETLCEILLEDSINASETMRREQRRVAGISWLGVEDNDIPPSKPSRTVNDIDNPGNMNASDENRVVPQTYIIAQNPAVLARLMMENQKRGINPAAYTTPASVFNTLAVGIDATKSNQSLKTTKLPAAELLKLDPVADSEKHKVKLPTNSISSQNLNPSPSSASVASTFDSSLMPANLHPMHIKPQLSGFSNEHLPLKNNFILCAPPTESDFHVNQLQMDYRSVNQTPRSAGYSLYGSLERHQPPMEKTMHSKGGSLERHQSLMAAQNIIFHKQGSSDRSRSMERKTHLHTYRQQMKTSIECESLPEEIYDFGGVGLKTCVSVQQKCDAIPMLHASTASSNQLAQDYISHRQEMGPYTESPLQEVDEIRCEWNQQWTTVPFHPLQDNISEGAACNPLNSDATNQTTLNPIGEKLRQQRNDSNSDGEWLYQEEMLRKRSSSIPPGAAAEVLDKHQTMTSVGPTSLPNSNVFSHKLNNFSVDHMDSLATAEESHGSRSRNSEIPDSIRPISRANDEVYCATTAVVKSIMVLSQGVEKSHIDGYLHLVKNVGVELRNLLKSVDKISILFPAQALKEVEMAHKVLSKDMQELVSAMRLAHQYNDTTLDNEYRKSMLSAAHILAMDAKNLFDVVDSIRNRYKQISVAKESNSSLNCELTSEVGAGSSSMPMSTELINELGGNVNDISLYDNEHLQHNFNSRQPQTGISSGHRGIDISHETMGNEPLKIIEDTLNSSGEHMYCNTSALHSHA; from the exons ATGAACACACCGGAGGTCAACCAAATAAATCAGCCGCATAAGAGCAATGAGT CACAATCGGAAGATTATGTTCTTTATGTGCACATGCCAAACAAGAGTTTTAAGGCGATTggatttaataaaaacgaaaCGGTATATCATATTATCAAGAAAACGGTCGCAGAGTTTGGAAAAGACGGTCAACCTCCTCCGAACACTCAGCGCTATGCATGTCGAATGTTGAATGTGATCACAAAAGAG GTGCTATGGCTGGCAAGGACAACATTAATGGACAAGGTCTTGTCTCACATTTTGTCGCCTGGATGCTCCAATGTCGACTGTCCAAACAATGATTCAACAAAAGCCGAGCTTACTGAAAACAGAGATACGCATCAGGGCAGACGTTTCATTAGCAAAGGGGTGTGGCGTGTGGAACTTCGTGTCCGTTATGTGCCTCACAAGATTCAAGATTTGTTTGATGAGGACAAATACACTTGTTTCTACTATTTTGATCAG CTTAAGGAAGATTATATCCAAGCTAATTTAGCTTCGGTTGATGCCGAATTGGCGGTTCAATTGTGCTGTTTGGGAATACGTCATTACTTTAAGAACATAACTCTTAAAGCTCCGGATAAGAAACAGCACATTGATTACATTGAAAAGGAAATTggattcaaatattttattccgCAATCTGTGATAATCACAACAAAGCCAAAGAATCTGAAGAAAATGATACAGGTCGGATACAAAAAGGTCTATAATTACAACGACATTGAGTACTTGACAAa GTTCTTCGATCTTCTAAAGAACCTTTCTTTAACCGACTATGAACAATTTTCGGTTACCTTGAGCTCAGCTTGGAATATATCAGGAATCCTGCATGTTGGTCCTCAAATAG GAATCTCTTATCAGACACATCCACAAGCTAGTTTAAGGAATGTAGCACAATTTAAGGATGTCGTTGCTATTAAAACCTGCGCTCTTCCAAAAGAAAAACTCTCGAAGGATAAATCAACTGAATTCGAACAACAAACCATGAACTGCAActgtcaaaaaatcaaaactcaAATCAAGATTTCTGCATCAAATATCGAAGAACCTTTAATTATTACATGCAATGGAGTTAAT ACCGCTGAGAGTATAGCCGATCTTATTGATGGATATTGCAGACTATTAACAAAAGATATGGAATTTACAATTTGGGAACGAGAATCAGACGCACAGAACACCGAAACATTAACGAAGGCATCAAGTACTTTAAAAGACGGTCCAACCACTTCTTCTCCAACTAAAAGTAAACCTACTCTAACAGATGATTACGCTGAAATTGGAATGCTAGAAGGGGAGGGAGATTACTCTACTCCAACAG TACGCAATTATGAACTGGATCGATCTCAAATAGTACTCAGTGCTAAAATAGGCGTTGGACAGTTTGGAGATGTTTATGTTGGGAGCTATACGTTTCCGATATCATCTAAGGCAAAgagcaaatcaaataatagTTCATTAAGTACTAGCGATGCCAAATATGATGTAGTCCAAGTAGCAGTAAAGACATGTAAAGCAAACGAGGATCCAGAAAAGACAGAAAACTTTCTTGCCGAAGCAT ATATAATGCAAAAGTTCGATCATCCACACATTATTCGGTTGATTGGCATTTGCAGCATTATGCCCATTTGGATTGTTATGGAATTGGCAAAACTCGGCGAACTACGTGCGTACTTAAAGACAAACAGTGATAG ATTGAGCCAAGGAACCTTGCTTAAATATTGCTACCAATTGTCAACCGCACTCAGCTATTTggaatctaaaaaatttgtacacaGAGACATTGCCGCACGGAACGTTCTTGTGAGCTCTCCCACTTGTGTCAAG ttGGCTGATTTTGGTTTATCTCGCTGGGTTTCTGACCAGTCTTATTATCACTCAACGCCCACAG TTGCGCTTCCCATTAAGTGGATGTCACCGGAGTCTATTAATTTTCGTCGGTTTACGACTGCTAGTGATGTTTGGATGTTTG GTGTATGCATTTGGGAAATTCTTATGCTGGGCGTGAAACCTTTCCAGGGCGTGAAAAATAGCGACGTTATTACAAAGCTGGAGAATGGAGAGAGATTGCCATTGCCACCAAATTGTCCCCCCAGGCTATATTCACTTATGTCTCAGTGCTGGGCTTACGAACCGCTAAAGAGACCGAATTTTAAGCGTATAAAGGAAACATTATG TGAAATTCTTTTAGAAGATAGCATAAACGCCTCGGAAACGATGAGACGGGAGCAGCGACGTGTCGCTGGTATTTCTTGGCTGGGCGTTGAGGACAATGACATTCCTCCATCAAAACCATCCAGAACTGTGAATGATATAG ataATCCAGGCAATATGAATGCCAGCGACGAAAACAGAGTTGTACCTCAGACATATATAATTGCACAAAATCCTGCGGTGCTTGCCAGACTAATGATGGAGAACCAAAAGCGAGGCATAAATCCGGCAGCCTACACCACACCCGCCTCGGTATTTAATACTTTAGCCGTAGGAATAGATGCCACTAAATCAAATCAATCGCTTAAGACCACTAAACTCCCAGCAGCGGAGCTCTTAAAACTCGATCCTGTTGCTGATTCAGAAAAACATAAAGTCAAACTCCCAACTAACAGCATTTCATCTCAAAATCTTAATCCTTCACCATCATCAGCATCTGTAGCTAGTACATTTGATTCGTCCCTTATGCCAGCTAATTTACATCCCATGCATATTAAGCCTCAGTTATCAGGATTTTCCAACGAGCATTTACCATTAAAGAATAACTTTATACTATGTGCACCACCTACGGAGAGTGACTTTCATGTCAATCAACTGCAGATGGATTACAGATCTGTCAATCAAACGCCCCGATCCGCAGGTTACAGCCTTTATGGCAGTCTTGAAAGGCACCAGCCTCCAATGGAGAAGACAATGCACTCAAAGGGCGGCAGCCTGGAGCGTCATCAATCGTTGATGGCTGCTCAAAACATAATCTTTCACAAACAAGGATCTTCGGATCGTTCCAGAAGTATGGAACGCAAGACACACCTTCATACATATCGCCAGCAAATGAAAACATCCATTGAATGTGAATCTCTGCCCGAAGAAATCTATGATTTTGGGGGAGTTGGACTGAAAACCTGTGTGTCTGTTCAACAGAAATGCGATGCTATCCCTATGCTACATGCATCCACAGCTAGTTCCAATCAATTAGCACAAGATTACATTAGTCACAGACAGGAAATGGGTCCATATACCGAATCTCCACTTCAAGAAGTTGATGAAATAAGATGCGAATGGAACCAACAGTGGACGACGGTGCCTTTCCATCCACTCCAGGACAATATTTCGGAAGGAGCTGCTTGCAACCCACTAAATTCTGATGCTACAAATCAG acTACTCTTAATCCAATTGGAGAAAAGCTGCGACAACAACGTaatgacagcaacagcgaTGGAGAATGGTTATATCAAGAGGAAATGCTT AGAAAGCGATCCAGTTCAATTCCACCCGGAGCTGCAGCAGAAGTCTTGGACAAACATCAGACAATGACATCAGTTGGCCCAACCAGCTTACCCAACTCAAATGTGTTTTCccacaaattaaataacttttcgGTGGATCACATGGACTCTCTGGCGACAGCGGAAGAAAGTCATGGCTCGAGGTCCAGGAATAGTGAAATTCCGGATTCGATACGTCCAATAAGTCGTGCAAATGACGAGGTCTATTGTGCCACAACAGCGGTAGTTAAATCGATAATGGTGCTCTCTCAAGGCGTGGAAAAGTCGCACATTGATGGATACTTGCATTTGGTTAAAAACGTTGGCGTGGAGCTGAGAAATCTACTGAAATCCGTAGATAAAATATCTATACTCTTTCCGGCTCAAGCCTTgaa AGAAGTGGAAATGGCCCACAAAGTACTTTCCAAAGACATGCAGGAATTGGTATCTGCAATGCGATTAGCACATCAATATAACGACACTACACTGGATAATGAATACCGAAA GAGTATGCTATCGGCAGCACACATCTTGGCAATGGATGCAAAGAATCTCTTTGATGTGGTTGATTCAATAAGGAACAGATATAAACAGATATCGGTAGCAAAAGAATCAAATAGCTCGTTAAACTGTGAATTGACTTCTGAAGTTGGCGCCGGCTCTTCGTCTATGCCCATGTCAACGGAACTTATTAACGAGCTCGGTGGCAATGTAAATGATATAAGTCTTTATGACAATGAACATTTACAACATAACTTCAACTCGAGGCAGCCACAGACAGGAATTAGCTCTGGACACAGAGGAATCGATATTAGTCACGAAACGATGGGCAATGAGcccttaaaaataatagaagaCACATTAAATAGCTCTGGCGAGCACATGTACTGTAACACATCCGCCCTACATAGCCATGcataa
- the LOC117782945 gene encoding calpain-A, whose product MDELKGFLRTAGQEFLNAAGEAAMGAAKDVVGSVINEIFIKKEADTKRILPSIKNMRVLGENNANLGYQADVQDYEALLNNCLMNGSLFEDPLFPASNESLMFSRRPDRLIEWLRPHEIVDNPQFFVEGYSRFDVQQGELGDCWLLAATANLTQESNLFFRVIPPEQSFEENYAGIFHFRFWQYGKWVDVIIDDRLPTYRGELLYMHSAEKNEFWSALLEKVMPNVRPLHGSYEALKGGTTCEAMEDFTGGVSEWYDLKESPENLFTILQKAAERSSMMGCSIEADPNVLEAETPQGLIRGHAYSITKVCFIDIVTPNRQGKIPMIRMRNPWGNEAEWNGPWSDSSPEWRYIPEEQKQEIGLTFDRDGEFWMSFQDFMSHFDRVEICNLSPDSFSQKSAEDYQNSGKRKWEMSMYEGEWTPGVTAGGCRNFLDTFWHNPQYIITLVDPDEQDEEGHCTVIVALMQKNRRSKRNMGMECLTIGFAIYSLTDHDLQNRPQGINFFKYKSSVGRSPHFINTREVCARFKLPPGHYLIVPSTFDPNEEGEFIIRVFSETKNNMEENDDHVGYGDHSDKVLPVIPSPRPTDPQKDSLRRLFDSIAGKDMEVDWMELKMILDHSMKDDLPKPVEYSRFTANNAFETQAGMGEESGNACGLLSLLCGPFLKGTPFEEQLGMNDQSNKRLIDDNPSGNRAIVDETHGFSKDVCRSMVAMLDADKSGKLGFEEFEALLSDIAKWKAIFKTYDTENSGRIPGFQLREALQSAGYHLNNRVLNALGHRYGSRDGKIAFDDFLMCAVKIKTYIEIFKERDTEKNETATFTLEEWIERTIYS is encoded by the exons ATGGATGAACTCAAAGGATTCTTAAGAACGGCCGGTCAGGAGTTTCTGAATGCGGCTGGCGAAGCGGCGATGGGTGCAGCAAAGGATGTTGTTGGATCGGTTATAAATGagatatttattaagaaaGAGGCCGACACAAAGCGAATACTGCCGAGTATTAAGAACATGCGAGTT TTGGGCGAAAACAATGCCAATCTTGGATACCAGGCGGATGTGCAGGACTATGAGGCACTGTTAAACAACTGTCTGATGAACGGATCTCTATTCGAGGATCCACTTTTTCCGGCTAGTAATGAATCTCTCATGTTTTCTCGTCGTCCAGATCGTCTAATCGAATGGCTGCGTCCTCAC GAAATTGTTGACAATCCTCAGTTCTTTGTGGAAGGATACTCAAGATTTGATGTGCAACAGGGCGAACTCGGGGATTGTTGGCTTTTGGCTGCTACAGCAAATCTAACACAAGAATCGAATCTGTTTTTCCGAGTTATTCCACCGGAACAAAGTTTTGAAGAGAACTATGCtggaatttttcattttcgctTTTGGCAATACG GCAAATGGGTGGACGTTATTATTGATGACCGTCTGCCGACTTATCGTGGCGAACTTCTCTATATGCATTCGGCAGAGAAAAATGAATTCTGGAGTGCGCTTTTGGAGAAAGTTATGCCAAATGTCAGACC ACTTCATGGATCTTATGAGGCCCTCAAGGGAGGAACCACATGCGAAGCCATGGAAGACTTTACTGGAGGTGTTAGTGAATGGTATGATCTAAAGGAATCACCAGAAAACCTGTTTACCATTCTCCAGAAAGCTGCAGAACGTAGCTCCATGATGGGATGTTCAATTGAAGCGGATCCCAACGTGTTGGAGGCTGAAACACCGCAGGGATTAATTCGTGGACACGCCTACTCTATTACAAAG GTTTGCTTTATTGACATTGTCACGCCAAATCGGCAAGGAAAGATTCCAATGATACGCATGCGAAACCCTTGGGGAAATGAAGCCGAGTGGAACGGACCTTGGAGCGATAGTTCTCCGGAATGGCGATACATTCCCGAGGAACAGAAGCAGGAAATTGGCCTGACATTTGACAGAGATGGAGAGTTCTGGATGTCATTCCAAGACTTCATGTCACATTTTGATCGTGTTGAGATTTGCAATTTGTCACCAGACTCGTTCTCTCAAAAGAGCGCCGAGGATTATCAGAACAGTGGCAAACGTAAATGGGAGATGTCCATGTATGAGGGCGAATGGACTCCGGGAGTGACAGCAGGTGGTTGCCGAAACTTCTTGGACACGTTCTGGCATAATCCTCAGTACATTATTACCTTGGTGGACCCAGACGAACAGGACGAGGAGGGACACTGTACAGTTATTGTGGCCTTAATGCAGAAGAATCGCAGATCGAAGCGCAATATGGGAATGGAGTGTCTAACAATTGGATTTGCTATTTATAGCCTAACTGATCATGATCTGCAGAATCGTCCTCAAGGAATCAATTTCTTCAAGTACAAGTCTTCAGTTGGACGATCGCCGCACTTTATAAACACTCGAGAA gTTTGCGCTCGGTTTAAATTGCCTCCAGGCCATTATCTTATTGTGCCGTCGACTTTCGATCCAAATGAGGAAGGCGAATTCATCATTCGAGTCTTTTCcgaaactaaaaataatatgga AGAGAATGATGATCATGTTGGTTACGGAGATCATTCCGATAAG GTATTGCCGGTAATACCATCGCCAAGACCCACTGATCCACAAAAGGACAGCTTACGGCGATTATTTGACAGCATTGCTGGAAAAGATATGGAAGTAGACTGGATGGAGTTGAAAATGATTCTGGATCACTCTATGAAAGATG atttgcCAAAACCAGTTGAGTATAGTCGATTTACAGCGAACAATGCATTTGAAACTCAGGCAGGCATGGGAGAAGAATCTGGAAATGCCTGTGGCTTACTTTCCCTGTTATGTGGACCATTCTTGAAGGGTACTCCCTTCGAAGAACAGCTGGGAATGAATGATCAGTCTAATAAAAGGCTAATAGATGACAATCCATCAGGCAATAGAG CCATAGTGGATGAGACCCATGGATTTTCCAAAGATGTTTGCCGTTCCATGGTGGCCATGTTGGATGCTGACAAGTCCGGCAAACTTGGTTTTGAGGAATTTGAGGCATTATTATCGGATATCGCCAAATGGAAGGCTATCTTTAAAACCTACGATACAGAGAATTCCGGTCGAATTCCCGGCTTTCAGCTCCGCGAAGCTCTACAATCAGCTGGTTACCATTTAAACAATCGTGTTCTCAATGCCTTGGGTCATCGATATGGATCGAGAGATGGCAAGATTGCATTTGACGACTTTCTCATGTGTGCGGTTAAAATAAAGACATATATTG AAATATTTAAGGAAAGAGACACCGAAAAGAACGAAACTGCCACTTTCACTTTAGAGGAATGGATTGAACGGACAATATATTCCTAA
- the LOC117783235 gene encoding focal adhesion kinase 1 isoform X2 has protein sequence MNTPEVNQINQPHKSNESQSEDYVLYVHMPNKSFKAIGFNKNETVYHIIKKTVAEFGKDGQPPPNTQRYACRMLNVITKEVLWLARTTLMDKVLSHILSPGCSNVDCPNNDSTKAELTENRDTHQGRRFISKGVWRVELRVRYVPHKIQDLFDEDKYTCFYYFDQLKEDYIQANLASVDAELAVQLCCLGIRHYFKNITLKAPDKKQHIDYIEKEIGFKYFIPQSVIITTKPKNLKKMIQVGYKKVYNYNDIEYLTKFFDLLKNLSLTDYEQFSVTLSSAWNISGILHVGPQIGISYQTHPQASLRNVAQFKDVVAIKTCALPKEKLSKDKSTEFEQQTMNCNCQKIKTQIKISASNIEEPLIITCNGVNTAESIADLIDGYCRLLTKDMEFTIWERESDAQNTETLTKASSTLKDGPTTSSPTKSKPTLTDDYAEIGMLEGEGDYSTPTVRNYELDRSQIVLSAKIGVGQFGDVYVGSYTFPISSKAKSKSNNSSLSTSDAKYDVVQVAVKTCKANEDPEKTENFLAEAYIMQKFDHPHIIRLIGICSIMPIWIVMELAKLGELRAYLKTNSDRLSQGTLLKYCYQLSTALSYLESKKFVHRDIAARNVLVSSPTCVKLADFGLSRWVSDQSYYHSTPTVALPIKWMSPESINFRRFTTASDVWMFGVCIWEILMLGVKPFQGVKNSDVITKLENGERLPLPPNCPPRLYSLMSQCWAYEPLKRPNFKRIKETLCEILLEDSINASETMRREQRRVAGISWLGVEDNDIPPSKPSRTVNDIDNPGNMNASDENRVVPQTYIIAQNPAVLARLMMENQKRGINPAAYTTPASTTLNPIGEKLRQQRNDSNSDGEWLYQEEMLRKRSSSIPPGAAAEVLDKHQTMTSVGPTSLPNSNVFSHKLNNFSVDHMDSLATAEESHGSRSRNSEIPDSIRPISRANDEVYCATTAVVKSIMVLSQGVEKSHIDGYLHLVKNVGVELRNLLKSVDKISILFPAQALKEVEMAHKVLSKDMQELVSAMRLAHQYNDTTLDNEYRKSMLSAAHILAMDAKNLFDVVDSIRNRYKQISVAKESNSSLNCELTSEVGAGSSSMPMSTELINELGGNVNDISLYDNEHLQHNFNSRQPQTGISSGHRGIDISHETMGNEPLKIIEDTLNSSGEHMYCNTSALHSHA, from the exons ATGAACACACCGGAGGTCAACCAAATAAATCAGCCGCATAAGAGCAATGAGT CACAATCGGAAGATTATGTTCTTTATGTGCACATGCCAAACAAGAGTTTTAAGGCGATTggatttaataaaaacgaaaCGGTATATCATATTATCAAGAAAACGGTCGCAGAGTTTGGAAAAGACGGTCAACCTCCTCCGAACACTCAGCGCTATGCATGTCGAATGTTGAATGTGATCACAAAAGAG GTGCTATGGCTGGCAAGGACAACATTAATGGACAAGGTCTTGTCTCACATTTTGTCGCCTGGATGCTCCAATGTCGACTGTCCAAACAATGATTCAACAAAAGCCGAGCTTACTGAAAACAGAGATACGCATCAGGGCAGACGTTTCATTAGCAAAGGGGTGTGGCGTGTGGAACTTCGTGTCCGTTATGTGCCTCACAAGATTCAAGATTTGTTTGATGAGGACAAATACACTTGTTTCTACTATTTTGATCAG CTTAAGGAAGATTATATCCAAGCTAATTTAGCTTCGGTTGATGCCGAATTGGCGGTTCAATTGTGCTGTTTGGGAATACGTCATTACTTTAAGAACATAACTCTTAAAGCTCCGGATAAGAAACAGCACATTGATTACATTGAAAAGGAAATTggattcaaatattttattccgCAATCTGTGATAATCACAACAAAGCCAAAGAATCTGAAGAAAATGATACAGGTCGGATACAAAAAGGTCTATAATTACAACGACATTGAGTACTTGACAAa GTTCTTCGATCTTCTAAAGAACCTTTCTTTAACCGACTATGAACAATTTTCGGTTACCTTGAGCTCAGCTTGGAATATATCAGGAATCCTGCATGTTGGTCCTCAAATAG GAATCTCTTATCAGACACATCCACAAGCTAGTTTAAGGAATGTAGCACAATTTAAGGATGTCGTTGCTATTAAAACCTGCGCTCTTCCAAAAGAAAAACTCTCGAAGGATAAATCAACTGAATTCGAACAACAAACCATGAACTGCAActgtcaaaaaatcaaaactcaAATCAAGATTTCTGCATCAAATATCGAAGAACCTTTAATTATTACATGCAATGGAGTTAAT ACCGCTGAGAGTATAGCCGATCTTATTGATGGATATTGCAGACTATTAACAAAAGATATGGAATTTACAATTTGGGAACGAGAATCAGACGCACAGAACACCGAAACATTAACGAAGGCATCAAGTACTTTAAAAGACGGTCCAACCACTTCTTCTCCAACTAAAAGTAAACCTACTCTAACAGATGATTACGCTGAAATTGGAATGCTAGAAGGGGAGGGAGATTACTCTACTCCAACAG TACGCAATTATGAACTGGATCGATCTCAAATAGTACTCAGTGCTAAAATAGGCGTTGGACAGTTTGGAGATGTTTATGTTGGGAGCTATACGTTTCCGATATCATCTAAGGCAAAgagcaaatcaaataatagTTCATTAAGTACTAGCGATGCCAAATATGATGTAGTCCAAGTAGCAGTAAAGACATGTAAAGCAAACGAGGATCCAGAAAAGACAGAAAACTTTCTTGCCGAAGCAT ATATAATGCAAAAGTTCGATCATCCACACATTATTCGGTTGATTGGCATTTGCAGCATTATGCCCATTTGGATTGTTATGGAATTGGCAAAACTCGGCGAACTACGTGCGTACTTAAAGACAAACAGTGATAG ATTGAGCCAAGGAACCTTGCTTAAATATTGCTACCAATTGTCAACCGCACTCAGCTATTTggaatctaaaaaatttgtacacaGAGACATTGCCGCACGGAACGTTCTTGTGAGCTCTCCCACTTGTGTCAAG ttGGCTGATTTTGGTTTATCTCGCTGGGTTTCTGACCAGTCTTATTATCACTCAACGCCCACAG TTGCGCTTCCCATTAAGTGGATGTCACCGGAGTCTATTAATTTTCGTCGGTTTACGACTGCTAGTGATGTTTGGATGTTTG GTGTATGCATTTGGGAAATTCTTATGCTGGGCGTGAAACCTTTCCAGGGCGTGAAAAATAGCGACGTTATTACAAAGCTGGAGAATGGAGAGAGATTGCCATTGCCACCAAATTGTCCCCCCAGGCTATATTCACTTATGTCTCAGTGCTGGGCTTACGAACCGCTAAAGAGACCGAATTTTAAGCGTATAAAGGAAACATTATG TGAAATTCTTTTAGAAGATAGCATAAACGCCTCGGAAACGATGAGACGGGAGCAGCGACGTGTCGCTGGTATTTCTTGGCTGGGCGTTGAGGACAATGACATTCCTCCATCAAAACCATCCAGAACTGTGAATGATATAG ataATCCAGGCAATATGAATGCCAGCGACGAAAACAGAGTTGTACCTCAGACATATATAATTGCACAAAATCCTGCGGTGCTTGCCAGACTAATGATGGAGAACCAAAAGCGAGGCATAAATCCGGCAGCCTACACCACACCCGCCTCG acTACTCTTAATCCAATTGGAGAAAAGCTGCGACAACAACGTaatgacagcaacagcgaTGGAGAATGGTTATATCAAGAGGAAATGCTT AGAAAGCGATCCAGTTCAATTCCACCCGGAGCTGCAGCAGAAGTCTTGGACAAACATCAGACAATGACATCAGTTGGCCCAACCAGCTTACCCAACTCAAATGTGTTTTCccacaaattaaataacttttcgGTGGATCACATGGACTCTCTGGCGACAGCGGAAGAAAGTCATGGCTCGAGGTCCAGGAATAGTGAAATTCCGGATTCGATACGTCCAATAAGTCGTGCAAATGACGAGGTCTATTGTGCCACAACAGCGGTAGTTAAATCGATAATGGTGCTCTCTCAAGGCGTGGAAAAGTCGCACATTGATGGATACTTGCATTTGGTTAAAAACGTTGGCGTGGAGCTGAGAAATCTACTGAAATCCGTAGATAAAATATCTATACTCTTTCCGGCTCAAGCCTTgaa AGAAGTGGAAATGGCCCACAAAGTACTTTCCAAAGACATGCAGGAATTGGTATCTGCAATGCGATTAGCACATCAATATAACGACACTACACTGGATAATGAATACCGAAA GAGTATGCTATCGGCAGCACACATCTTGGCAATGGATGCAAAGAATCTCTTTGATGTGGTTGATTCAATAAGGAACAGATATAAACAGATATCGGTAGCAAAAGAATCAAATAGCTCGTTAAACTGTGAATTGACTTCTGAAGTTGGCGCCGGCTCTTCGTCTATGCCCATGTCAACGGAACTTATTAACGAGCTCGGTGGCAATGTAAATGATATAAGTCTTTATGACAATGAACATTTACAACATAACTTCAACTCGAGGCAGCCACAGACAGGAATTAGCTCTGGACACAGAGGAATCGATATTAGTCACGAAACGATGGGCAATGAGcccttaaaaataatagaagaCACATTAAATAGCTCTGGCGAGCACATGTACTGTAACACATCCGCCCTACATAGCCATGcataa